The genomic window CTCCCCATCAGCACAAACTTCCCGTCTGCTCCAGTTGCCCGTCCTCCATGAGAACACCTGGCTCGTTacctctctgtttcttctcctgcAGGCTTGGCTGGCGTGGGCTGAGCCCCTGGGGCTGGTCATCATGGCGCAGCCTTCAGACCCTGCGAGTATTCAGTGGAGATCTGGGCCAGCTTCCTGCTGGGGTTCGAGACTTTGTGGAGCACAGTGCCCGCCTGTGCCAACCAGAGGGCATCCACATCTGTGATGGGACCGAGGCTGAGAACACGGCCATACTGACTCTGCTGGAGGAGCAGGGACTCATCCGAAAGCTCCCCAAGTACAATAACTGGTAAACTGTGAGCCCAGCGATCGCGAGATGGGGGCAGCTGCTGTACTGAGGCCACTTTGGGTTAACCAAGACAAAATCAAAGTTAGCTAGGCCATCTGAATGGAATGAGCAAGAGTGAGTGCTTTAGGGGAAATAGAATCGGAAGTTATTGGGATTGGTCGgtatttttatgttaaatgaaGCTGATACAAATAAAAggctttgctatttttttttactcACAAGTTCAGGGAGTTTTTACCAGGGGTAGAGGCCTTTACAGGACCAGGGTCATGGGAACTACCCCTTAGGTGGGACAAAACCTGGAGGAAGTGActgaggagtgaatgaatgagaaacaaTAGGCCAACAGAAGGCCTAGAGTCACAGCTGGACTTGAAAGTGTGAGTCTGTGGCTGAGGGAGGCTGCTGGCCACCATCTTCCTGATAATCCCGTCTCCCCCAGCTGGCTGGCCCGCACAGACCCCAAGGATGTGGCACGAGTAGAGAGCAAGACGGTGATTGTAACGCCTTCTCAACGGGACACGGTGCCCCTCGTGGCTGGTGGGGCCCGCGGGCAGCTGGGCAACTGGATGTCCCCAGCTGAGTTCCAGCGGGCCATGGATGAGAGGTTTCCAGGCTGCATGCAGGGTAACCAGGGCCAGGACACAGAGGTGGGGGTGCTGAAGGGATGAACAGGTTGGAACCCTTCATCCAGGTGGTGTTTTCCTCCATAGGCCGAACCATGTATGTGCTTCCATTCAGCATGGGTCCTGTGGGCTCCCCACTGTCCCGAATCGGAGTGCAGCTCACTGACTCGGCCTACGTGGTGGCAAGCATGCGTATCATGACCCGGCTGGGGACTCCTGTGCTTCAGGCCCTGGGAGATGGTGACTTTGTCAAGGGTCTGCACTccgtgggccagcccctgacaggGCAAGGTGAGTGCTGGCTCTGCCccggggagggcacagagggcagCCTGCTCTTGGAGGGAACCCCAAATCTTCCCCATCCTGATTAGTGAGACACCTAATTCCCAGGATCTAGGGCAGCAGTCTGGGCTAGGGTGAGGCTGTTGGCAGAGCACTTTGCACAAGATGGGGAAAAGTCAGTTACCCGTGTCCAAGAATAGGGGCATGGGAGCTGAAGGACGTTATGAGGTGGGGGGCTTTAGCCACTCATTGGTACCACCACTGCTCCCAAGTGTCTCTCCTGCCAATCCCTGATCCCTCTGGCCCCTGACACTCCCGTTCCTGGTGCCCCTGCCAGCAGCCCCATGACTCCATTGTCTCCAGGGGAGCCCGTGAGCCAGTGGCCATGCAACCCAGAGAAAACCCTGATTGGCCACGTGCCCGACCAGCGGGAGATCGTCTCCTTCGGCAGTGGCTATGGTGGCAACTCCCTGCTGGGCAAGAAGTGTTTTGCCCTTCGCATCGCATCTCGGCTGGCCCGGGATGAGGGCTGGCTGGCGGAGCACATGCTGGTGAGGGCCTGGTGAGGAcctgggcaggggcggggggcagggcaggggcggggcctggccagTCAGCCTTAGCCTTGCCTCCCCACTACCAGGTGCCAGGTTGGTGGGCAGGGACTCTGCCCAAATGCCCGAAGCTTTGGCCCCAGGCTGTGGAATGTCGGGGGGCTTCCCCTTGCCACCACCCCAGGCCCAGTGGCAAGGCGGTATATAAACATCTGTCCTCCCCATTAACCCCTAGCTGTCCTTCCCACGCAGACCATGCCTGATCTTTGGTGACCTCCTCCTTGTTCCCTGTCTCCCCAATATGCAGATCCTGGGTATCACCAACCCTGCGGGGAAGAAACGCTATGTGGCAGCTGCCTTTCCCAGTGCCTGTGGCAAGACGAACATGGCCATGATGCGGCCAGCACTGCCAGACTGGAAAGTGGAATGTGTGGGGGATGACATCGCCTGGATGAGGTTTGACAGTGATGGTGAGAGGCCCTCAGATCATACTCTCGGTTCTGGGTCTTACCATAGCATAGGAGTCCCCCCTCCACTGCTCCCAGAGCTTTGTCAGTAAGAACCTTTTCCTAAACAACCAACTCTGCCCTGTACCTCCCAGCAGCCCAGCCACCCTAGAGACACAAGGCCTCTCCCCGTCCCCCGGGTCCAGGTCAGGGCGGGGAGGGGCAGAGCAGGACCTTCTGTGGCCGCACCTCTCAACACCTCCTGTTTGGTCCTTTCTTTCACTTCTCCTGACAGGGCAACTCCGGGCCATCAACCCTGAGAATGGCTTCTTCGGGGTGGCCCCTGGCACCTCTGCCACCACCAATCCCAATGCCATGGCCACAATCCAGAGTAACACTCTTTTCACCAACGTGGCTGAGACCAGCGACGGTGGCGTGTACTGGGAGGGCATTGACCAGCCTCTTTCACCTGGCATCACCGTGACCTCCTGGTTGGGCAAACCCTGGAAACCTGGTATGTGGGGGGCAGTCAGGGGGTGTCATGACACAGCCCTCAGGGCTCAGCACCTTGACAATGTAAAAGCCTTCTCCACAACCTGCAGCCATCTTCCAGGACTCTGGGAGGCACAGGAAGTTGTGAATGTTTGCAGTTTCCAACCCCAGGCAAGGTCTCAGTTCACATCCTAACTCCACCAAGTATTCGCTTTGTGACCTGGCTTACTTGCTTAACCtcctgagcatcagtttcctcgtCAGCTGAATGGGGTAGTTATcacagtacctacctcacaaggttgttggAGGATTCCGTTATATGATGCATGCAGAGTGTTTAGCACACTGCCAAATACATAGGAAAAGCTAgatagtgttaaaaaaaaaacacacacacacaagaaaaagaaagagaaggactgTTTTGAAAGTTATTACAGAAGGAATTGAGCTCAAAGATCCATAAACTTTGACCCAATAGGAGGGAAgaagcctgcccctccccctgccacttGGCTCCCACCATCCCCTTGGATAATAACCATTGTCTAAAGGTCAGTGTTGTTACCCTCAGCCTTCCCCGGTCCTTCCAACACATACACCCCAATCCTCCTTCCAAACCAAGTCAGACCAGCTCTTTAGCCTCTCCTAGAAGCTAGTTTCTCAACCCAGCCATTACCCCATGTGCCTTgtagccctgccccctccccctaccCTGCTCTCTGGACCCACAGCTTTCAGTGGCCTTCAGCAGTGAGAGAGCCCAGAGACCTAGGATGGGAGCAAAGAAGCACATGGCAGGGGAGGGTGGCCTTGTGGTCGCTGAAGCCTGTATTCAAGTTGTCCAGGCTGGCCTAGCAGTCACCCTCGTCATCTGCTCACCCTTCATTTTCTCCAACATCATCATTAAGCCTCCTCAGCCTCCCCACCCAATTGAGAAACCCAAGAACCTTTCATATTTCCCCAGGCTAGTCCCCCAACCTTTTCATCATCTCTGGATTCAGGGGTATAACTAGTATGTGTTGTGCCCAGCTTCCGTTCCCAGAATTATACCCTGTGCTAGGCTCCTGAATTGGGGGCTGATGAAAGTACAAGACAGAAGTGGAAGGGATGGCTCTTATTGATGGTGGAGGCAGGAGCTGAGGGGCAGGAAGAGGGCAGGGAGTGCTGGCTCTGTGACTCCCTTGCCCCCCTGGTCTGACCAGCAACCTCCAGCAGAGAAGGCACCGTGTCAATTCAGGGCCCCCATGATGGTGCCTTGCACATCTACCACTGACTCAGTCCCAGCCTGTCACTGGGGCACCCAAAAGAGGCCAGATCACCTGGCTCCTCAGGTTATGCCTGCCCAGGTTATGTCCTTGTCTGAGTTCTTCAAGCCCTGTCACTCCATCAGGGTCTGAGCAGACCGAGGGAAATCACCAAAATTCTGTTAGCTTTAAAATCAATTCCTGTTTGCATTTTGATAGTTAGGAGATTCTTTCTTCCCCTGTTTGCTGATGGAAAGTCAATTGACCAAAATACTGAACTGACAGCCTTAGTTTTCGCTTTAGGTTTGTGTTTATTTAAATACTAACCCCGTAAATAAAGAAATAGTTTCTGGGGGGGAAATTCTATTATAACCTTATGCCAATTTCAAACCCCATTTCTTTGAGCACTGCCCAATGCCACATGGCTATAGTTTGGCATAAACTTTAGTACCCTGCTGAACCCCAGTTCCTCTCCCACTCTTCTCACATAGCTCAGCTGGCTGAACCATTATGGATAAATAACCCGATCCTTTAGGTGAGATGTCCCTGGCCCCCTTCTCCCTACTCCTTATCACACAAAGTTGCAGGGAGCTgatgaggcaaaaagaaatcaCGCAAGAGTGCCTGCACCTGCCTACGTGTGTTGGCCTTGGACATGTCCTTGCAAGTGAAAGTATTTGTATTTCCTCCGCCAGGTGACAAGGAGCCCTGTGCACATCCCAACTCTCGCTTTTGTGCCCCGGCTCGCCAGTGCCCCATTATAGACCCAGCCTGGGAAGCGCCTGAGGGTGTCCCCATTGATGCCATCATCTTTGGAGGCCGCAGACCCAAAGGTAAACCTCAAATAGGCTCCATGCCTTCTCCATAAAGGGTCTGGCTGTAAATCAGGGCCCACCTCCCTCTTGTACTTAAAGCTCAGGGAGCCTCAGCCTGGATCACCAACTGGAGCTGTTTGTCTTCAGAGCTCTGCCCTGGAAAATGCAAAATTGGGGGGAGGCATGGGGTTTGAAAGTGGGACAGCTGAGGTCCTAGGAGACAGAAACTAGGAGTCGGGATCACCAGAAGGGATGGAGTGAGGGTCCAAAGAGAAGGGCTGCCTGTGACCCTGTTCACTGGTATTCTAGGAGTACCCCTGGTATATGAGGCCTTCAACTGGCGCCACGGGGTGTTTGTGGGCAGTGCCATGCGCTCCGAGTCCACTGCTGCGGCTGAACACAAGGGTGAGCGCCCTCCCTTTGCCCCTGTCCCGTGTGCCCACAttgcctcttccctcccttcctgag from Equus asinus isolate D_3611 breed Donkey chromosome 2, EquAss-T2T_v2, whole genome shotgun sequence includes these protein-coding regions:
- the PCK2 gene encoding phosphoenolpyruvate carboxykinase [GTP], mitochondrial — protein: MAAVYRPGLRLGWRGLSPWGWSSWRSLQTLRVFSGDLGQLPAGVRDFVEHSARLCQPEGIHICDGTEAENTAILTLLEEQGLIRKLPKYNNCWLARTDPKDVARVESKTVIVTPSQRDTVPLVAGGARGQLGNWMSPAEFQRAMDERFPGCMQGRTMYVLPFSMGPVGSPLSRIGVQLTDSAYVVASMRIMTRLGTPVLQALGDGDFVKGLHSVGQPLTGQGEPVSQWPCNPEKTLIGHVPDQREIVSFGSGYGGNSLLGKKCFALRIASRLARDEGWLAEHMLILGITNPAGKKRYVAAAFPSACGKTNMAMMRPALPDWKVECVGDDIAWMRFDSDGQLRAINPENGFFGVAPGTSATTNPNAMATIQSNTLFTNVAETSDGGVYWEGIDQPLSPGITVTSWLGKPWKPGDKEPCAHPNSRFCAPARQCPIIDPAWEAPEGVPIDAIIFGGRRPKGVPLVYEAFNWRHGVFVGSAMRSESTAAAEHKGKIIMHDPFAMRPFFGYNFGRYLEHWLSMEGRKGVRLPRIFHVNWFRRDEAGHFLWPGFGENARVLDWICRRLEGEDSAQETPIGLVPKEGALDLSGLGAIDTTQLFSLPKDFWEQEVRDIRSYLTEQVNQDLPKEVLAELEALEGRVRRM